The DNA window GACTATAGAGTCGACAACAAAATAataagtttgaatttttttgacGTACTGTTATaatcaacaaaacaaaatactTTCTCTCATTTCTCGCAACCGATCCACTGGCTATCTGTGCAGCCTGCGTAACTACATGTCCAAATAATGTTGGTCCTGCTAATGAGACATTAGAAAGAGCGCCTGAATATGCCATCATAATTCCATGGATTCCTTCAACCTGGATCGAAATAGAAATGATTTTCAATGAAAATGAGTTGAGAATAAAATGGAACCTTATAAAGAATACTACTTGACAGTATGTTAACAAGTCCCAGGTTCACCTCACAATAGGTACTGCTGCCATTTAAGTTGAAGCAATGGGATACGGGACCATCAATTGGCCGGGCTCCAAACCCCCAAGCAGGAAATTTTTTATCATAATCGTAGAACTGCAGAACTCCCCCAACTTCTAAAATTGCCTAAACAAAGAGAGAGCATATTAGTTGTATTCCTCAAACCCACGAACTGAAATCGTACAATGGAATACATCTCACTCTCTGATATGCGCTTGGCCGCCCTGACGGATCAATATAGTGCAATGAATCAGGTAGGCGCGGATTACCATTTGAAGCTAATAAAAGATATTGAGAATTAGTAACAACCTCTTCAAATTCTAGGATAAAAGAAATTCTAGCACTTCACGTATGGACGTCCATACAATGCACGCAAACTTAGGGTTAGCTAAGTGTGCAGACAAGAAAAGGAGAACTCTTTACACGTTAACACTGAGTCGCCTACTTGTTCACTTATGGCACCAGAGTCTCTTCTATTATACTTCTTGTCACATGCTCTAAGAAATCTTTCAGCAGCAGGAACCGCGTAACCTAAAACTTAGTAAGGAGGCCATTTTGTGTTTACTGTATAAAGATCCTTGGACACAACAAAAAGTTGCATGCACACAGCACCAAGGGAAACTACACTACATAGTAGCATATTCGATATTTTCTGACCCagtcaaagaaaataaactcatTGCAAATGAGTTCAAATCAGTTCAGAAAAGTCAACGATATATAGACTCAACCAAACAGAAGACTTTCACTCCAAAGAAAAACATATTAAGCAGACTAAAAAAAGGTATACCAGTGAAATCAACAGCCACCATAAAATTCAGCTCATAGCCTCCAGCCAAGTAATCGAGGAATGTGTGCTGGATGGTCTCTGAATACTTATCCACAATCAACTGACTCTTTAAGACCTACAGGAAAGAAATATTCAACATACAGATAGGTATACATATGCTAAAAAAACTCATCTCAAACAGTCTGTTTCTTACCTTGCGTTGGTGATTTTTCCCAACTGACATTGGGATAAACAAATTTTCTACGGAGCCAGCAGAGTGCAGCCTTTCCAACTCTGCCAGTGACTTCTGAACTTTTCTGAACAATTATGGATGGGAATCAGCCTAAGCAAGAAAACAGTTACGGTGCTGGTCAAATAATGACAAATGCTTACCCCAATAAATCATGCTTTCCATTGCTGTTGAAGTTAAAACACTCAATTAGTAGTGGGCTGTCCTGCAATAGTTAAACCTAGTGAGGTAAAAATCTCCATGTACTTACTGAAAAAGAATAGAGAACAGCTATACGGAGAACTGAAGTTATCACAATCCAATATACTATTCATGTAAAGTTTTATAACAATGATTGACACAAAGTTTAACATCTGAAAGCAAATCTAGAATCTAAACCAGTCAATATGCTAAATATTTTGTAGAAGGAAAAGCTTCAGACCACTCAAAGTGACATAGAGTCATAGAGAAGTTTCTAGAACCATCGTTTGTACCTTGCTTCCTACTTGCTGAATACTCAGGAAAATTGGGTTCCATTTTGGTTCGTGATCATTTTTCCGGACTTCAGTTTTACAAATTGGAACTAACATTCCATGCTCTGTAGCTTTTGATATTACAAGAAACGGATcctggaaaaaagaaaaatgacaaaGATTTGACTGAGCTTTTCTGACTTTATACAGAATCTGATTTTGAGATGAATCGGTCTCTCTCTTACACTTTTTGAGAACAAATCCTTGGATTCCAAGTCCGAACATCGCAATACCAACTCTACTGTAGTCTTTGACGTGACACTTTCTTCAGCATAAACTGTAAGCTGGCCACATTTCCGAGTAGAAACTTCTTCACGTGTTAGATCTATGGTTACGGTTCTGTACAGTTTCGTGGCGATctacaaaaatgaaatgaggGAAAGCAAGGTAAAAAAACAGTGATACCCAAAAACACTCTGAAAAATGTTATATATCCATTGCAAAAAGTTACAAGATCAGAAGACTAATACATATAAAGATGTTACAGAACAGAGTCAAGCATTGCCCATTTTCCAGCCTCAAAGTTAAAGGATTGCACAAGATGCACAAGTACCACTAATGCTTCAGTCATGGGGAAGATATTATCAATCCACCAGAAATAAAGTTTAAATAAATCTCTCCTAGAGCAATCACAAAAGAGATGGGAAGAGGAGTTTGTAAGGTGTGAGTGTAACTGTAACTGTAACTGTAACAAAGttgtataatattttattttgtctacACATGTACATAGATTAAATTAAGAAAACagagatgaagaataagcataCCTTAGATATTGTGCAAATAGCCTCACCAAGAAGCTGCTGCTCCTCCAGCTTAAGTGTCTAAAGCAagaaaagaaagtaaaaaacaataataaaatcaaTCAGGTATAACTTGTTCATGTGAAATAGGCAATGAATATAACATAATGAGGGACGTAAATGTATGATGTGATATTAATAAGAGATACTTAATAAAATAGTGTTGATCATTCAGTGAAGTTACTACTCTGTGTAATGAAAAGACATTTATTAAGGTATTCAACCTACCTTCACATCCATGCCATGAAATTGAGTGTCGACATCATAGACGCGTAACCTGCAGCAGAGGAACCTCTTGAGATACATAAGaccaaattatttatttttggggtACAAAAACTGCATTCACAATAAAACTCACACCAAATTCTGCACCATTTCGAATTGGTAGGTAACAGAAAATTTCTTAATCCATTTGGGGCTCAATGAATTCAAAACTACTTCTGTCCGACCAAGCTCTCGTAGCGAACCATCATTTCCTTTGATATACAGAACCGCCATAGGATCACTCTAAATTATATGATGGCGGTCAGTGGAGGGTGTCAAGGTGAATCCATTAAATTTATCCAAAAAGCATACCCACCACCAACTATAAGTAACCAAATTTTACAAATAACAGGTGTAGTGAAAATGAGATACAACATTGTCCAAAGAAACTGGACACAACAACAAACAAAGAAGTCAGGAAAAAGTTTGTGAACTTTTTTGGAACAAGATGTGATAGACTTTCCCACATACATGTCCACAAACTATAAATCAATTTTGCACATATGCATTTTTGCATGAATGTAATAGAAACATAAACATGTAATATATCATTGCAGTAACCAATCTCACTAGAAGGTCTGACCTTGAGTGAAAATGTTCATCAACATGTAAAATAGGACAAAATGAGTTACTAGAGTCACAAAACTAGGCAAGTCCAAATCAACAAACGATCAGAAAACAATATGATTTTCTAAATCAAGAATGTATAGAGCTAATAGTTCTTTTTCtgataaagtaaaaacaaacCTTGGAGAGCACATCCCGGTCACGTAAGTCTGTTGCAGAAAGAGAGAGCTGAAAAATATTTGAGCTTGATCACAAGATTGATGGATCATCAATGAAACATAGTATGGCAATACAAGTCTGTTAAAACATATGGAGCATCAACAGCagaaaataggaaaataaaCAAAATCTCTGATATGAAAAGGCAAGAAACCATTAAGCTGGTCCAGGTCCTAGATTAACTAAGAAGAGGCAGTTAATTGTCTCTAGTTAAATTGTTATAGTACAACTTTGCACCAAGCTTGAGATGAGGCGGTTAACCACACAGTATCCTACTCTAACACATGGCTATGAGCCAGAGCGACCTTGTGGACTGTGTGCTTAAGAAAGTAACATCCAGAGTAGTGGGCCAATAGTACTCAGAGCTCAAGATGCTTATTCATAATCATGCCAATTTTGATTCAAAGGCTTAGGAAATGAGGATCGGATCCACATATAAATACCACCCTGTCTTCCAAACATTTCAACGTATGTATTTGTCAGGTGTGAACCTAATAAAACATACTATTATTTCACAATAAAGCACCATGTCATCAGTAGATCCCGTACTGTTCCCACGGAAAACTCAACCCTAAATGAATGCCTCCATTAAGGAGCAGTCTCGCCAATTCTCTGCACAAGTACCTTGTAGTTTGTAGCATCATTTAACTCAGGCACTTCTGCAGAAACATGCCCTAGGATACTTGAGCATTACCATTACCCACTCTCCAGTGCCTCCAAGGCCAATCGGGATAGCACCTAAAATCCACCCCCATCCTGGAATCTAATTCAGCACCTAATCCATAGTAATACTCATTCAGTTTGGATACTACAAGAACCTAACCACACTCAGTTACTCAATCTCACCAACAACGTTCCAAATCTACGAATTTTCAAAACGATTGCGTATGAAACAAGTTAGCAacttgcagcagcagcagcagcagcagcaatcCAATTTCATTACCTATGCGCCATCAAAACCCAAACAaccacacacatacacaaaacaGCAAACTccacaaaaacacaaaaaatgccATTGAATAGGCATATCCAGTGATGCAAACAATTGGCACGGACCTCGATCTCAGAGGAGAGACCATTGTAGCCGCGAGACTTGAAGAAGGCATCAACTGCTTCGTTGGAAGCGTTAGCTGCTAAGCTAGAATAGGTGCCTCCTACCGCCGACTGCCCGCCGGCCACGTCGGAGCAGCAATTTCCCATCGCTGGCGTCGCCTAAGAAAAAAGATAGCAGAAGCTAAAATTGCGTAAACATATTTTGGTGAGCAGTTGGCATAAAAAAATACAGGCGcataaaagagagagaagagagtcaGTGGAAGCAGCTGTGAAGGGGGGCCCACCTGTATTTGTGTTTCTGGACTGATGAGAAGAAAGATTATTACTACTCCTACTTGACATAAGTTTGGTAAGTCTAAAGGCATGAACTTTTCTCAGCTTTTCACCTTGTTTGGTTAGCTCAATTTACCAGAAACACTTCAACGTGGTATAGGCTAAGGCTGAAATCTCAATTCCCTTGAAAAGTTGTGGAAATTCCTTGAATAATCTTCCTTCTCTACCACCAACTAAGAACAGTCTACCATGATTTGCCCTGattt is part of the Salvia splendens isolate huo1 chromosome 6, SspV2, whole genome shotgun sequence genome and encodes:
- the LOC121809443 gene encoding protein BONZAI 2-like isoform X4 translates to MPSSSLAATMVSPLRSSSLFLQQTYVTGMCSPRLRVYDVDTQFHGMDVKTLKLEEQQLLGEAICTISKIATKLYRTVTIDLTREEVSTRKCGQLTVYAEESVTSKTTVELVLRCSDLESKDLFSKSDPFLVISKATEHGMLVPICKTEVRKNDHEPKWNPIFLSIQQVGSKDSPLLIECFNFNSNGKHDLLGKVQKSLAELERLHSAGSVENLFIPMSVGKNHQRKVLKSQLIVDKYSETIQHTFLDYLAGGYELNFMVAVDFTASNGNPRLPDSLHYIDPSGRPSAYQRAILEVGGVLQFYDYDKKFPAWGFGARPIDGPVSHCFNLNGSSTYCEVEGIHGIMMAYSGALSNVSLAGPTLFGHVVTQAAQIASGSVARNERKYFVLLIITDGVITDLQETKDAFVMASDLPLSILIVGVGGADFKEMEILDADKGERLESSSGRVASRDIVQFVPFRDVQSGEDSVVRSLLAELPTQFLNYVRARGIGLTA
- the LOC121809443 gene encoding protein BONZAI 2-like isoform X3, producing MAVLYIKGNDGSLRELGRTEVVLNSLSPKWIKKFSVTYQFEMVQNLVLRVYDVDTQFHGMDVKTLKLEEQQLLGEAICTISKIATKLYRTVTIDLTREEVSTRKCGQLTVYAEESVTSKTTVELVLRCSDLESKDLFSKSDPFLVISKATEHGMLVPICKTEVRKNDHEPKWNPIFLSIQQVGSKDSPLLIECFNFNSNGKHDLLGKVQKSLAELERLHSAGSVENLFIPMSVGKNHQRKVLKSQLIVDKYSETIQHTFLDYLAGGYELNFMVAVDFTASNGNPRLPDSLHYIDPSGRPSAYQRAILEVGGVLQFYDYDKKFPAWGFGARPIDGPVSHCFNLNGSSTYCEVEGIHGIMMAYSGALSNVSLAGPTLFGHVVTQAAQIASGSVARNERKYFVLLIITDGVITDLQETKDAFVMASDLPLSILIVGVGGADFKEMEILDADKGERLESSSGRVASRDIVQFVPFRDVQSGEDSVVRSLLAELPTQFLNYVRARGIGLTA
- the LOC121809443 gene encoding protein BONZAI 2-like isoform X2, with the protein product MPSSSLAATMVSPLRSRLVLPYYVSLMIHQSCDQAQIFFSSLFLQQTYVTGMCSPRLRVYDVDTQFHGMDVKTLKLEEQQLLGEAICTISKIATKLYRTVTIDLTREEVSTRKCGQLTVYAEESVTSKTTVELVLRCSDLESKDLFSKSDPFLVISKATEHGMLVPICKTEVRKNDHEPKWNPIFLSIQQVGSKDSPLLIECFNFNSNGKHDLLGKVQKSLAELERLHSAGSVENLFIPMSVGKNHQRKVLKSQLIVDKYSETIQHTFLDYLAGGYELNFMVAVDFTASNGNPRLPDSLHYIDPSGRPSAYQRAILEVGGVLQFYDYDKKFPAWGFGARPIDGPVSHCFNLNGSSTYCEVEGIHGIMMAYSGALSNVSLAGPTLFGHVVTQAAQIASGSVARNERKYFVLLIITDGVITDLQETKDAFVMASDLPLSILIVGVGGADFKEMEILDADKGERLESSSGRVASRDIVQFVPFRDVQSGEDSVVRSLLAELPTQFLNYVRARGIGLTA
- the LOC121809443 gene encoding protein BONZAI 1-like isoform X1, whose amino-acid sequence is MPLDLPNLCQVGVVIIFLLISPETQIQATPAMGNCCSDVAGGQSAVGGTYSSLAANASNEAVDAFFKSRGYNGLSSEIELSLSATDLRDRDVLSKSDPMAVLYIKGNDGSLRELGRTEVVLNSLSPKWIKKFSVTYQFEMVQNLVLRVYDVDTQFHGMDVKTLKLEEQQLLGEAICTISKIATKLYRTVTIDLTREEVSTRKCGQLTVYAEESVTSKTTVELVLRCSDLESKDLFSKSDPFLVISKATEHGMLVPICKTEVRKNDHEPKWNPIFLSIQQVGSKDSPLLIECFNFNSNGKHDLLGKVQKSLAELERLHSAGSVENLFIPMSVGKNHQRKVLKSQLIVDKYSETIQHTFLDYLAGGYELNFMVAVDFTASNGNPRLPDSLHYIDPSGRPSAYQRAILEVGGVLQFYDYDKKFPAWGFGARPIDGPVSHCFNLNGSSTYCEVEGIHGIMMAYSGALSNVSLAGPTLFGHVVTQAAQIASGSVARNERKYFVLLIITDGVITDLQETKDAFVMASDLPLSILIVGVGGADFKEMEILDADKGERLESSSGRVASRDIVQFVPFRDVQSGEDSVVRSLLAELPTQFLNYVRARGIGLTA